The following coding sequences are from one Plectropomus leopardus isolate mb chromosome 10, YSFRI_Pleo_2.0, whole genome shotgun sequence window:
- the ddx18 gene encoding ATP-dependent RNA helicase DDX18, whose amino-acid sequence MADLQMKLLRKKIQKRSEKNKERKLLKSETEEEGTVNSNGQETECCEEPADACQTDSRPTKKQKKQIRAPPDGTTSEETPVKKKTKKRRKLADAAESPDEKKTKTVTEAEEKEEEEEEESGLADGEQANEKPEEAAGEEEEDEDDGEGDDEDEDQPELPSGLTGAFEDTSFASLAGLVSESTLKGVKEMGFEHMTEIQHKSIRPLLEGRDVLAAAKTGSGKTLAFLIPSIELIYKLKFMPRNGTGVVILSPTRELAMQTYGVLKELMTHHVHTFGLIMGGSNRSAEAQRLANGVNILVATPGRLLDHLQNTPSFMYKNLQCLIIDEADRILEVGFEEELKQIIKLLPKKRQTMLFSATQTRKVEDLARISLKKEPLYVGVDDNKDNATVDGLEQGYVVCPSEKRFLLLFTFLKKNRKKKLMVFFSSCMSVKFHYELLNYIDLPVMAIHGKQKQTKRTTTFFQFCNADSGILLCTDVAARGLDIPEVDWIVQYDPPDDPKEYIHRVGRTARGINGRGHALLILRPEELGFLRFLKQAKVPLSEFDFSWSKISDIQSQLEKLIEKNYYLHKSAQEAYKSYVRAYDSHSLKQIYSVNTLNLPMVALSFGFKVPPYVDLNVNSSKGVKLQKRGGGGGFGYQKSKNAQKSRIFKHVNKGKGDRRQFSR is encoded by the exons ATGGCGGACCTTCAGATGAAGCTCCTTCGGAAGAAAATTCAGAAAAGAAGCGAAAAGAACAAAGAGCGCAAGCTACTCAAAAGCGAGACAGAAGAAGAGGGGACCG TGAACTCAAACGGACAGGAAACAGAATGCTGTGAGGAGCCAGCAGATGCTTGTCAGACTGACAGCAGGcccacaaagaaacagaaaaagcagaTAAGGGCACCACCTGATGGGACTACATCAGAGGAAACTCcagtgaagaagaaaacaaagaagaggagaaagcTTGCCGACGCTGCAGAATCACCAG ATGAGAAGAAGaccaaaacagtgacagaagcagaggagaaggaggaggaggaggaggaggaatcaGGACTAGCAGATGGAGAGCAGGCCAATGAAAAACCAGAGGAAGCTGCaggtgaagaagaggaggacgaggatgatggagagggagatgatgaagatgaggatCAACCAGAATTACCATCCGGACTGACAG GAGCATTTGAGGACACATCCTTTGCCTCTCTTGCTGGGCTGGTGAGCGAGAGCACGCTGAAAGGAGTGAAGGAGATGGGCTTTGAACACATGACTGAGATCCAGCACAAAAGTATTCGTCCCCTGCTGGAGGGAAG GGACGTTCTAGCTGCTGCCAAGACGGGAAGTGGTAAAACCTTGGCCTTCCTCATTCCATCTATAGAGCTCATCTACAAACTCAAGTTCATGCCCAGAAACG GCACTGGCGTAGTGATCCTTTCACCCACGCGCGAGTTGGCGATGCAGACTTACGGTGTGCTGAAGGAGCTGATGACGCACCACGTGCACACCTTCGGTCTCATCATGGGGGGCAGCAACCGCTCAGCTGAGGCCCAGAGACTGGCCAACGGAGTCAACATCTTGGTGGCCACGCCGGGCCGTCTGCTGGACCACCTGCAG AACACTCCCAGTTTCATGTACAAGAACCTGCAGTGTCTGATCATTGATGAGGCCGATCGTATCTTAGAGGTCGGCTTCGAGGAGGAGCTGAAGCAGATCATCAAACTGCTGCCGA AGAAGAGACAGACGATGCTGTTTTCAGCCACTCAGACCCGTAAGGTGGAGGACTTGGCTCGCATCTCCCTGAAGAAAGAACCCCTCTATGTCGGCGTGGATGACAACAAAGACAATGCCACTGTGGACGGCCTGGAGCAG GGTTACGTGGTGTGCCCGTCAGAGAAGCGCTTCCTGCTGCTCTTCACCTTCCTGAAGAAGAACCGCAAGAAGAAGCTCATGGTGTTTTTCTCATCCTGCATGTCTGTGAAGTTCCACTATGAGCTGCTCAACTACATCGACCTGCCCGTCATGGCCATTCAT GGCAAACAGAAGCAGACCAAACGCACCACCACCTTCTTCCAGTTCTGCAACGCTGACTCGGGCATCCTGCTGTGTACGGATGTGGCAGCTCGAGGTCTGGACATCCCCGAGGTGGACTGGATCGTCCAGTACGACCCTCCAGATGACCCCAAG GAGTACATCCACAGGGTGGGCAGAACAGCCAGAGGCATCAACGGCAGAGGCCACGCCCTCCTGATCCTTCGACCAGAGGAGCTCGGCTTCCTGCGCTTCCTCAAACAGGCCAAG GTCCCGCTGAGCGAGTTTGACTTTTCTTGGAGTAAAATCTCTGATATCCAGTCCCAG CTGGAGAAGCTGATTGAGAAGAACTACTATCTCCACAAGTCCGCGCAAGAGGCCTACAAGTCCTACGTGAGGGCTTACGACTCCCATTCGCTCAAACAGATCTACAGCGTCAACACCCTCAACCTCCCCATGGTGGCGCTGTCTTTCGGCTTCAAAGTTCCTCCATATGTCGATCTGA ACGTCAACAGCAGTAAAGGTGTCAAGTTACAAAAGCGTGGCGGCGGAGGAGGTTTTGGATACCAGAAGTCTAAGAATGCACAAAAATCCAGAATCTTTAAACATGTCAATAAAGGAAAGGGAGACAGGAGGCAGTTCTCCCGCTGA